Proteins encoded by one window of Cuniculiplasma divulgatum:
- a CDS encoding potassium-transporting ATPase subunit C, translating into MVNWKEILRIFRGSLVIAVIIFVLLGLVIPTATALITEKVDPGTGNGNQIKINGKVFGSYYLAQAFNRSYFFQPRPSAIDFNQSSSGALCCSPNTNASLLQLEKNLQEFEQMNKNVSVSKIPGEVIMDSDSGLDPNIPLSAALLEEPRVANSIVSFASSVNVTLKLKPVSSFLNNTINSTERQNFPIFGSYYVNIMYIDVQIIIFLMNNNVLQSSSLN; encoded by the coding sequence ATGGTAAACTGGAAAGAAATATTGAGGATATTTAGAGGGTCTCTTGTAATTGCAGTGATCATATTTGTACTTCTCGGACTGGTGATCCCAACAGCCACTGCACTAATAACTGAAAAGGTTGATCCAGGAACCGGGAATGGTAATCAAATAAAGATTAATGGAAAGGTTTTCGGCAGTTATTATCTTGCTCAGGCTTTTAACAGATCATACTTTTTCCAGCCCAGGCCTTCTGCCATAGACTTTAACCAATCATCCTCAGGTGCTCTCTGCTGCTCACCAAATACAAATGCATCTCTACTGCAGTTGGAGAAAAATTTACAGGAATTTGAGCAGATGAACAAGAACGTTTCAGTTTCTAAAATCCCAGGAGAAGTAATAATGGATTCTGATTCTGGGTTAGATCCTAATATCCCACTATCAGCTGCATTACTGGAAGAGCCGAGGGTTGCAAATTCAATTGTATCGTTTGCAAGTTCAGTAAATGTAACCCTGAAATTAAAACCCGTGAGCAGTTTCTTAAACAACACAATCAATTCAACTGAAAGGCAGAATTTCCCAATATTTGGTTCATATTATGTTAACATAATGTACATTGATGTACAGATCATAATATTCCTTATGAATAATAATGTCTTACAAAGCTCATCTCTTAATTAA
- the kdpB gene encoding potassium-transporting ATPase subunit KdpB: MNSYAEAVINALKEFDPRKLYKNPVMFITEIALLFSLYLIVFHQAYHLEMSGLYVPFYISVVVLLFLTIFFSTLGEALAEGKSRNITATLKKMKKETTGRIIDGTTEKIVDSSELRKGMIVEVRKNEMVPTDGEIAEGRGYFNESAITGESKAVFKVNGDSVTGSTTFLDDSIKIRITADPGETFLDKMIEMVEGSVRKKTPNEIALSILLAGLTLVFIVVTSSIFPLGDFLSDHVNLIILVVLLITLIPTTIGALLPALGVAAINKVSQFNIIAKSGRAVENAGDIDTIILDKTGTITMGERDASKIYPNKGISEEEMAKICYQSSYLDETREGISLVKYVSERYGELEKYRINNAEFVPFSSETKFSGISYEGHKLYKGSPHAIWDILGQKDNFIDAICAEISSRGGTAMVLVLDSQVIGAIEFNDIIKPWINERIKTMKTMNIKTVMCTGDNELTAEYISREAGLDEFVANSKPQDKYMKVEAEKNQQRMVAMVGDGTNDAPALALADVGLAMNNGTQAAKDAANMIDLDNDPTKLMDVIFLGKQILITRGSLTTFSIANDISKYFVIIPAIFYAFPVLSFINILGFTDPLLAITSALIFNTIIIPLLIPLAIRGVRFKPSTVDELLKRNITIYGFGGVVLPFIAIGLIYHLLLGVGILW; this comes from the coding sequence ATGAACAGTTACGCTGAAGCAGTTATAAATGCTCTTAAGGAATTTGATCCCCGGAAGCTATATAAGAATCCTGTGATGTTCATAACAGAAATAGCCCTCCTTTTTTCATTATATCTCATTGTCTTCCATCAGGCATATCACCTCGAGATGAGTGGGCTGTATGTACCTTTCTATATTTCAGTCGTTGTACTCTTATTTCTTACCATATTCTTTTCAACTCTTGGGGAAGCACTTGCAGAGGGAAAGAGCAGAAATATAACGGCAACACTTAAAAAAATGAAGAAAGAAACCACCGGAAGAATAATAGATGGCACAACGGAGAAAATTGTGGATTCTTCTGAACTGAGGAAAGGCATGATTGTAGAGGTCAGGAAGAATGAAATGGTACCAACTGATGGTGAGATAGCCGAAGGCAGAGGATATTTCAATGAATCCGCAATTACAGGTGAATCGAAGGCCGTATTCAAGGTAAATGGCGACAGTGTAACCGGTTCAACAACCTTTCTTGATGACAGTATTAAGATAAGAATTACGGCAGACCCGGGAGAAACATTTCTGGACAAGATGATTGAAATGGTCGAAGGATCTGTTAGAAAGAAGACTCCAAACGAAATAGCACTTTCAATATTACTGGCTGGACTAACCCTGGTATTCATCGTTGTTACATCATCAATATTTCCCCTTGGGGATTTTCTATCAGATCATGTAAATCTGATCATTCTCGTAGTACTTCTGATCACACTGATTCCAACAACTATTGGTGCACTACTCCCTGCTTTGGGTGTGGCAGCCATTAATAAGGTCTCTCAGTTCAATATCATAGCCAAAAGTGGAAGAGCAGTAGAAAATGCTGGTGATATTGATACAATAATTCTCGATAAAACCGGTACTATTACAATGGGCGAACGTGACGCCTCCAAGATATATCCGAATAAAGGAATATCAGAAGAAGAAATGGCAAAGATCTGCTATCAGAGCTCATATTTAGATGAAACGAGAGAGGGAATTTCCCTTGTAAAATATGTGTCAGAACGTTATGGAGAACTTGAAAAGTACAGGATAAATAATGCTGAATTCGTTCCCTTCTCATCAGAAACGAAGTTCAGTGGAATAAGTTATGAGGGACATAAGCTGTACAAAGGTTCGCCCCATGCTATATGGGATATACTGGGACAAAAGGACAATTTCATAGATGCCATATGTGCCGAAATTTCAAGTAGAGGGGGGACAGCAATGGTACTTGTACTGGACAGCCAGGTAATTGGAGCAATAGAATTCAATGATATCATAAAGCCATGGATAAATGAGAGAATTAAAACCATGAAAACGATGAATATCAAAACCGTTATGTGTACTGGGGATAACGAACTTACTGCAGAGTACATATCAAGAGAGGCGGGACTCGATGAATTTGTTGCAAATAGTAAGCCTCAGGATAAATACATGAAGGTTGAAGCGGAAAAAAATCAGCAGAGAATGGTGGCCATGGTTGGAGATGGCACAAATGATGCTCCGGCACTTGCTCTGGCAGATGTGGGACTTGCTATGAATAATGGAACACAGGCCGCAAAGGACGCTGCAAACATGATAGATCTTGATAATGATCCAACGAAATTGATGGATGTAATATTCTTAGGAAAGCAGATTCTCATAACGAGAGGTTCACTAACAACATTTAGTATTGCAAATGATATATCAAAATATTTTGTAATAATACCAGCAATTTTTTATGCTTTTCCGGTACTTTCATTCATAAACATACTTGGATTTACTGATCCTCTGCTTGCCATAACCTCTGCTTTAATTTTCAATACAATAATAATTCCACTTTTAATTCCACTGGCCATAAGAGGGGTAAGATTTAAGCCCTCAACTGTAGATGAGCTTTTAAAAAGAAATATCACAATTTACGGTTTCGGGGGAGTTGTCCTGCCGTTTATAGCCATCGGCCTGATCTATCATTTGCTTCTGGGGGTGGGTATTTTATGGTAA
- a CDS encoding potassium-transporting ATPase subunit KdpA, whose amino-acid sequence MSTGITATGNFWSAFFVNNRIVSGVIIIALYLIIISFFGYMIAPYIKKLYTGENTKLRKYTDPIIGFIEKVAGVDRNKTYSFKGYFISLIIFNFVAGTISFLFLIFQGYFFKAPGQDVMSPSLTFNTIISFLTNTNLQHYSSPTTLTYLDLTVVIIGLMFLSAGTGFAASMAFVRGIMNDDKKLGNFFHDFLVAIFDLILPLSLLATVLLIIVGVPDTTYSSIIIHPFFGKMTVNIPIGPVASLEGVKNIGTNGGGFYGANAGYPFENPDWISNLIEVVSFTIIPIGSIFALGQALNNRKFGRVIYGVIVALFIFSALLTFFGEISGIPAMANLGFNYGGNFIGKETAIGISQSSIFSTGATLTSTGAANSALIDYTPAGILGILFPLLLNDPLGGVGTGILNIFSYVIFTVFIVSLMVGKLPEIMSLKVSAKEMKYSTYSLITHPLIIIVPLGIVLLLSPILMSSFVNTRPDQITQLLYEFASAASNNGSEVGGFATNTAFFNIIDGIIMLMGRFPIMAFQLVIAQSFASKKPKVLYGRTFDIGSFWFGMMLFFTMLLLGLLSFFPILAVGPLLSWGRTFSLIIRGVL is encoded by the coding sequence ATGAGTACTGGCATTACAGCGACTGGAAATTTCTGGTCGGCATTTTTTGTTAATAATAGAATAGTTTCGGGTGTTATAATTATTGCCCTCTACCTCATAATCATAAGCTTCTTTGGTTATATGATTGCACCATATATCAAGAAACTCTATACAGGAGAAAATACAAAACTGCGGAAGTATACTGATCCGATTATAGGTTTCATTGAAAAGGTAGCAGGTGTAGATAGAAACAAGACATATTCCTTTAAGGGTTACTTTATATCACTTATAATTTTTAATTTTGTTGCAGGAACTATTTCATTTCTTTTTTTAATTTTTCAGGGGTACTTTTTTAAAGCCCCTGGTCAGGATGTCATGTCCCCAAGTCTTACCTTTAATACGATTATAAGCTTTCTTACGAATACAAATCTGCAGCATTACTCATCACCAACCACACTCACATATTTGGATTTAACTGTGGTTATAATTGGCCTGATGTTTCTTTCTGCAGGTACAGGATTTGCAGCTTCAATGGCCTTCGTTAGGGGAATCATGAATGACGATAAAAAACTTGGAAATTTCTTTCATGACTTTTTAGTCGCCATATTTGATTTAATCCTACCACTCTCACTCCTTGCCACCGTATTACTAATAATAGTTGGAGTTCCAGACACCACCTATTCAAGCATCATAATCCACCCATTTTTCGGAAAGATGACGGTGAATATACCGATTGGACCTGTAGCCTCTTTAGAAGGTGTTAAAAACATTGGAACAAACGGAGGAGGTTTTTACGGGGCCAATGCAGGGTATCCATTTGAAAATCCAGATTGGATCTCCAACCTAATTGAAGTTGTCTCATTTACGATCATCCCAATTGGCTCAATATTTGCTCTGGGTCAGGCACTTAATAATAGAAAATTTGGAAGAGTAATATATGGAGTTATAGTTGCATTGTTCATATTCAGTGCCTTACTGACTTTCTTTGGAGAAATATCAGGAATTCCAGCAATGGCCAATCTCGGATTTAACTATGGAGGCAACTTCATAGGAAAGGAAACTGCCATTGGAATTTCCCAGAGTTCCATATTTTCGACAGGAGCTACGCTTACATCTACGGGTGCTGCTAATTCTGCTCTTATTGATTATACACCTGCTGGTATTCTGGGTATATTGTTTCCTCTTCTCCTCAACGATCCCCTTGGAGGAGTTGGGACGGGCATCTTGAATATTTTTTCGTACGTTATTTTTACAGTGTTCATAGTTTCCCTAATGGTAGGAAAACTTCCAGAAATTATGAGTCTCAAAGTTAGTGCGAAGGAAATGAAGTATTCAACTTACAGTCTTATCACCCATCCATTAATTATTATTGTACCATTGGGGATAGTACTGCTTTTGTCACCCATATTGATGAGTTCCTTTGTAAACACAAGACCGGATCAAATAACGCAGCTTCTTTATGAATTTGCCTCAGCTGCTTCAAATAATGGATCCGAGGTAGGTGGATTTGCTACCAATACTGCATTTTTTAACATAATAGATGGTATAATTATGCTGATGGGGAGATTCCCAATTATGGCTTTTCAGCTTGTAATAGCTCAATCCTTTGCATCTAAAAAACCGAAAGTGCTGTATGGGAGGACGTTTGATATTGGGTCATTCTGGTTTGGTATGATGCTGTTTTTCACCATGTTGCTTTTAGGATTACTTTCTTTCTTCCCAATTCTTGCAGTTGGACCACTATTGAGCTGGGGAAGAACGTTTTCCCTTATTATTAGAGGTGTTTTATGA
- a CDS encoding tRNA uridine(34) 5-carboxymethylaminomethyl modification radical SAM/GNAT enzyme Elp3 — protein sequence MNIYEDILGKIDSGEIKTRDDLQHQKVKLSKKYGLDHVPSNSEILNSGYAKGDYLNLLRLKPTRTISGVAVVAAMTSPEICPHGRCIFCPGGMENNSPQAYTGYEPSALRGRMNNYDPFSITFGRLKQLETIGHDTSKVDLIVMGGTFTARSKEYQEYFVKGCFDGMNGFQSQTLEESIKFNEKAKRRCIGLTVETKPDWFLEKDIRLALSYGTTKVELGVQIINEEVLKVNHRGHGVSEIIQSTKLSRDAGLKIVYHLMPGMYGSSYEDDLNSFRKIIGEGDFKPDMFKIYPTLVVKGTKLYNMWKNGEYKPMETEEAAELIFNFMKEMPPWIRVQRMQRDIPVKFIDAGVMRSDLRNIVDRKLKENNVKSMEIRGREVGFISEKGLELSMKRVDYDAGNSKEIFLSIEDSKQDIAGYLRLRHIKDDSFLDETKNTGMIRELRVVGNIVPIGTHENSNYQHKGLGKSLVQEAERITREEFNESKILVISGVGVREYFRKLGYERDSYYMGKKIA from the coding sequence ATGAATATTTACGAAGACATTCTGGGGAAGATAGATAGTGGTGAAATAAAAACCAGAGATGACCTGCAACACCAGAAGGTTAAGCTTTCTAAAAAATATGGTCTAGACCATGTTCCATCTAATTCAGAAATTCTAAATTCAGGCTATGCGAAAGGAGATTACTTAAATCTCTTGCGACTGAAACCAACCAGAACCATTTCAGGGGTGGCAGTTGTAGCAGCAATGACTTCTCCAGAGATCTGCCCTCATGGAAGATGCATCTTCTGCCCGGGTGGAATGGAAAATAATTCTCCACAGGCGTATACAGGTTATGAACCATCGGCACTAAGAGGCAGAATGAACAATTATGATCCTTTCAGCATCACGTTTGGCAGATTGAAGCAACTTGAAACCATAGGGCATGATACCAGCAAGGTTGATCTTATTGTAATGGGTGGAACTTTCACAGCAAGATCAAAGGAATACCAGGAGTATTTCGTAAAGGGATGCTTTGATGGAATGAACGGATTCCAGTCACAAACCCTTGAAGAAAGTATTAAATTCAATGAAAAAGCCAAAAGGAGATGCATTGGTTTAACTGTGGAGACTAAACCAGATTGGTTTCTTGAAAAGGATATAAGATTGGCCCTTTCATATGGGACAACAAAGGTAGAATTGGGTGTCCAGATAATAAATGAGGAAGTGCTGAAGGTTAATCATAGAGGACACGGAGTCAGTGAGATAATTCAATCAACAAAACTCTCACGGGATGCTGGCCTAAAGATAGTATATCATCTTATGCCTGGCATGTATGGTTCAAGTTATGAAGATGATTTGAATAGCTTCAGAAAGATAATTGGTGAAGGTGATTTCAAACCAGATATGTTCAAAATATATCCAACGCTGGTTGTTAAGGGAACAAAACTTTACAACATGTGGAAAAATGGAGAATATAAACCAATGGAAACAGAAGAGGCTGCAGAACTCATTTTTAATTTTATGAAGGAAATGCCACCATGGATAAGAGTTCAAAGAATGCAAAGAGATATACCGGTAAAATTCATTGATGCAGGAGTTATGAGGAGCGACCTGAGAAATATAGTAGATAGGAAGTTGAAAGAGAATAATGTAAAAAGCATGGAGATTAGGGGCAGAGAAGTGGGATTCATTTCTGAAAAAGGTCTTGAACTTTCAATGAAAAGGGTAGATTACGATGCCGGTAATTCCAAAGAAATATTCCTTTCTATTGAGGATAGCAAGCAAGACATTGCAGGGTATCTCAGACTGAGACATATTAAGGACGACTCATTTCTTGATGAGACCAAAAATACAGGTATGATACGTGAACTTAGGGTAGTGGGAAACATTGTTCCCATTGGCACTCACGAGAATTCCAACTATCAGCACAAAGGTTTAGGGAAGTCTCTGGTTCAGGAAGCCGAAAGAATAACAAGGGAAGAGTTTAATGAATCAAAGATTCTTGTCATAAGTGGAGTTGGTGTAAGAGAATACTTCAGGAAACTTGGTTATGAAAGAGATTCCTATTATATGGGAAAAAAGATAGCCTGA